A genomic region of Arvicola amphibius chromosome 7, mArvAmp1.2, whole genome shotgun sequence contains the following coding sequences:
- the Hnrnpa3 gene encoding heterogeneous nuclear ribonucleoprotein A3 isoform X2 — protein MEGHDPKEPEQLRKLFIGGLSFETTDDSLREHFEKWGTLTDCVVMRDPQTKRSRGFGFVTYSCVEEVDAAMCARPHKVDGRVVEPKRAVSREDSVKPGAHLTVKKIFVGGIKEDTEEYNLRDYFEKYGKIETIEVMEDRQSGKKRGFAFVTFDDHDTVDKIVVQKYHTINGHNCEVKKALSKQEMQSAGSQRGRGGGSGNFMGRGGNFGGGGGNFGRGGNFGGRGGYGGGGGGSRGSYGGGDGGYNGFGGDGGNYGGGPGYSSRGGYGGGGPGYGNQGGGYGGGGGGGYDGYNEGGNFGGGNYGGGNYNDFGNYSGQQQSNYGPMKGGSFGGRSSGSPYGGGYGSGGGSGGYGSRRF, from the exons ATGGAG GGTCATGATCCAAAGGAACCAGAACAGTTGAGGAAACTGTTTATTGGTGGTCTGAGCTTTGAAACCACAGATGATAGCTTAAGAGAACATTTTGAGAAATGGGGCACACTTACAGACTGTGTG GTAATGAGAGATCCCCAAACAAAACGTTCCAGGGGCTTTGGTTTTGTGACCTACTCTTGTGTTGAAGAGGTGGATGCTGCAATGTGTGCTCGGCCACACAAAGTTGATGGGCGTGTGGTGGAACCAAAGAGAGCTGTTTCTAGAGAG GATTCTGTAAAGCCTGGTGCCCATTTAACAGTGAAGAAAATCTTTGTTGGTGGTATTAAAGAGGATACAGAAGAGTATAACCTGAGAGACTACTTTGAAAAGTATGGCAAGATTGAAACCATAGAAGTTATGGAAGACAGGCAgagtgggaaaaagagaggatttgcttttgtgacTTTTGATGACCATGACACAGTTGATAAAATTGTTG TTCAGAAATACCACACTATTAATGGGCATAATTGTGAAGTGAAAAAGGCCCTTTCTAAACAAGAGATGCAGTCTGCTGGATCACAGAGAG GCCGTGGAGGTGGATCTGGCAATTTTATGGGTCGTGGAGGAAActttggaggtggtggaggtaaTTTTGGTCGTGGTGGAAACTTTGGTGGAAGAG GAGGctatggtggtggaggtggtggcagcagaggtagttatggaggtggtgatggtggataTAATGGATTTGGAGGGGATG gTGGCAACTACGGTGGTGGTCCTGGCTACAGCAGTAGAGGAGGCTATGGTGGTGGTGGACCAGGCTATGGAAACCAGGGTGGTGGATacggtggtggaggaggaggaggatatgaTGGTTACAATGAAGGAGGAAATTTTGGTGGAG GTAACTATGGTGGTGGGAACTATAATGACTTTGGAAATTATAGTGGACAACAGCAATCAAATTATGGACCCATGAAAGGGGGCAGTTTTGGTGGAAGAAGCTCAGGCAGTCCCTATGGTG GTGGCTATGGATCAGGTGGTGGAAGTGGTGGATATGGTAgcagaaggttttaa
- the Nfe2l2 gene encoding nuclear factor erythroid 2-related factor 2, whose amino-acid sequence MMDLELPPPGLQSQQDMDLIDILWKQDIDLGVSREVFDFSQRQKDYELEKQKKLEKERQEQLQKEQEKAFFAQLQLDEETGEFLPIQPAQHIPTASSGPASCSQVAHIPKQDALYFEDCMQLLAETFPFVDDHESLALEIPSHVESPVFSSLDPAQSLGSSLETAINLDSMQQDMEQVWQELLSIPELQCLNTENKLLVETSTVPSPEANLTEIDNNYRFYPSISPLEKEVGSCSPHFLHGFEDSFSSILSTEDASQLNSLDPNPTLNTDFGDEFYSAFVAEPGGGSSMPSSAAVSQSLSELLSGPIDGCDLSLCKAFNPKHSESTAEFNDSDSGISLNTSPSRASPEHSVESSIYGDPPPGLSDSEMEELDSAPGSVKQNAPKAQPTHSSGDPVQPLSPAQGRSVPVHDPHCGSTTAKERPVSPGHQKVPFTKDKHSSRLEAHLTRDELRAKALHIPFPVEKIINLPVDDFNEMMSKEQFNEAQLALIRDIRRRGKNKVAAQNCRKRKLENIVELEQDLGHLKDEREKLLREKGENDRNLHLLKRQLSTLYLEVFSMLRDEAGNPYSPSEYSLQQTRDGNVFLVPKSKKPDTKKN is encoded by the exons GACATGGATTTGATTGACATCCTTTGGAAGCAAGACATAGATCTCGGGGTAAGCCGAGAAGTGTTTGACTTCAGTCAGCGACAGAAGGACTATGagctggaaaaacagaaaaaactcgAAAAGGAGAGACAGGAGCAACTCCAGAAGGAACAGGAAAAGGCCTTTTTTGCTCAGCTACAGCTGGatgaagagacaggagaattccttCCAATTCAGCCAGCCCAACACATCCCAACAGCCAGCAGTGGACCCGCCAGCTGTTCCCAG GTGGCCCACATTCCCAAACAAGATGCCCTGTACTTTGAAGACTGCATGCAGCTTTTGGCAGAGACATTCCCATTTGTAGATGACCATGAg TCACTCGCCCTAGAGATCCCCAGCCACGTGGAAAGCCCAGTCTTCAGCAGTCTGGATCCGGCTCAGTCACTCGGCAGCTCTCTGGAGACAGCCATTAATCTAGACAGCATGCAGCAGGACATGGAGCAAGTTTGGCAGGAGCTTCTTTCCATTCCCGAGTTACAG TGTCTTAATACTGAAAACAAGCTGTTGGTTGAGACTTCCACTGTTCCCAGCCCAGAAGCTAACCTGACAGAAATTGACAACAATTACCGTTTCTACCCCTCCATCTCCCCGCTGGAGAAAGAAGTGGGCAGCTGCAGTCCCCATTTCCTTCACGGTTTTGAAGATTCTTTCAGCAGTATCCTCTCCACAGAAGATGCCAGCCAGCTCAACTCCTTAGATCCAAACCCCACATTAAACACAGATTTTGGTGATGAGTTTTATTCTGCTTTTGTAGCAGAGCCCGGTGGCGGTAGCAGCATGCCTTCCTCTGCTGCCGTCAGTCAGTCACTCTCTGAACTTCTGAGCGGGCCTATTGATGGCTGTGATCTGTCACTCTGTAAAGCTTTCAACCCGAAGCATTCAGAGAGTACAGCCGAATTCAACGACTCGgactctggcatctccctgaACACTAGTCCCAGCCGAGCATCCCCAGAGCACTCTGTGGAGTCTTCCATTTATGGAGACCCACCGCCTGGGCTCAGTGACTCTGAAATGGAAGAGCTAGACAGTGCCCCTGGAAGTGTCAAACAGAATGCTCCCAAAGCACAGCCAACACATTCTTCTGGGGATCCGGTGCAGCCTCTGTCGCCAGCTCAAGGGCGCAGTGTTCCTGTGCATGACCCACATTGTGGAAGTACAACAGCAAAAGAGAGGCCTGTGAGCCCTGGCCATCAAAAAGTCCCGTTCACAAAAGACAAACATTCAAGCCGCTTGGAGGCTCATCTCACGAGAGATGAGCTTAGGGCAAAAGCTCTCCATATCCCATTCCCTGTTGAAAAAATCATTAACCTCCCTGTTGACGACTTCAATGAAATGATGTCCAAGGAGCAATTCAATGAAGCTCAGCTTGCATTGATCCGAGATATACGCAGGCGAGGTAAGAATAAAGTCGCCGCTCAGAACTGTAGAAAAAGGAAACTGGAGAACATAGTAGAACTGGAGCAAGACCTAGGCCACCTAAAAGATGAGCGAgaaaagctactcagagaaaagggagaaaacgACAGAAACCTCCatctcctgaagaggcagctcaGCACCTTGTATCTTGAAGTCTTCAGCATGTTACGTGATGAGGCTGGAAACCCTTACTCTCCTAGTGAATACTCCCTGCAGCAGACCAGAGACGGCAATGTGTTCCTGGTTCCCAAAAGCAAGAAGCCAGATACTAAGAAAAACTAG
- the Hnrnpa3 gene encoding heterogeneous nuclear ribonucleoprotein A3 isoform X1 → MEVKPPPGRPQPDSGRRRRRRGEEGHDPKEPEQLRKLFIGGLSFETTDDSLREHFEKWGTLTDCVVMRDPQTKRSRGFGFVTYSCVEEVDAAMCARPHKVDGRVVEPKRAVSREDSVKPGAHLTVKKIFVGGIKEDTEEYNLRDYFEKYGKIETIEVMEDRQSGKKRGFAFVTFDDHDTVDKIVVQKYHTINGHNCEVKKALSKQEMQSAGSQRGRGGGSGNFMGRGGNFGGGGGNFGRGGNFGGRGGYGGGGGGSRGSYGGGDGGYNGFGGDGGNYGGGPGYSSRGGYGGGGPGYGNQGGGYGGGGGGGYDGYNEGGNFGGGNYGGGNYNDFGNYSGQQQSNYGPMKGGSFGGRSSGSPYGGGYGSGGGSGGYGSRRF, encoded by the exons ATGGAGGTAAAACCGCCGCCCGGTCGCCCCCAGCCTGACTCCGgccgtcgccgccgccgccgggggGAGGAG GGTCATGATCCAAAGGAACCAGAACAGTTGAGGAAACTGTTTATTGGTGGTCTGAGCTTTGAAACCACAGATGATAGCTTAAGAGAACATTTTGAGAAATGGGGCACACTTACAGACTGTGTG GTAATGAGAGATCCCCAAACAAAACGTTCCAGGGGCTTTGGTTTTGTGACCTACTCTTGTGTTGAAGAGGTGGATGCTGCAATGTGTGCTCGGCCACACAAAGTTGATGGGCGTGTGGTGGAACCAAAGAGAGCTGTTTCTAGAGAG GATTCTGTAAAGCCTGGTGCCCATTTAACAGTGAAGAAAATCTTTGTTGGTGGTATTAAAGAGGATACAGAAGAGTATAACCTGAGAGACTACTTTGAAAAGTATGGCAAGATTGAAACCATAGAAGTTATGGAAGACAGGCAgagtgggaaaaagagaggatttgcttttgtgacTTTTGATGACCATGACACAGTTGATAAAATTGTTG TTCAGAAATACCACACTATTAATGGGCATAATTGTGAAGTGAAAAAGGCCCTTTCTAAACAAGAGATGCAGTCTGCTGGATCACAGAGAG GCCGTGGAGGTGGATCTGGCAATTTTATGGGTCGTGGAGGAAActttggaggtggtggaggtaaTTTTGGTCGTGGTGGAAACTTTGGTGGAAGAG GAGGctatggtggtggaggtggtggcagcagaggtagttatggaggtggtgatggtggataTAATGGATTTGGAGGGGATG gTGGCAACTACGGTGGTGGTCCTGGCTACAGCAGTAGAGGAGGCTATGGTGGTGGTGGACCAGGCTATGGAAACCAGGGTGGTGGATacggtggtggaggaggaggaggatatgaTGGTTACAATGAAGGAGGAAATTTTGGTGGAG GTAACTATGGTGGTGGGAACTATAATGACTTTGGAAATTATAGTGGACAACAGCAATCAAATTATGGACCCATGAAAGGGGGCAGTTTTGGTGGAAGAAGCTCAGGCAGTCCCTATGGTG GTGGCTATGGATCAGGTGGTGGAAGTGGTGGATATGGTAgcagaaggttttaa